The Alosa sapidissima isolate fAloSap1 chromosome 5, fAloSap1.pri, whole genome shotgun sequence genome has a window encoding:
- the nrgna gene encoding neurogranin (protein kinase C substrate, RC3) a produces the protein MDCRNQGCSQPPDEDIMDIPLDDPAANKAAAKIQAGFRGHMTRKKMKDEKPREEKQRDHK, from the exons ATGGATTGTCGGAAC CAAGGGTGCAGCCAGCCGCCAGACGAGGACATCATGGACATCCCTCTGGATGACCCGGCCGCAAACAAGGCCGCAGCCAAGATCCAAGCAGGCTTCCGCGGTCACATGACCAGGAAGAAAATGAAGGATGAGAAACCCAGAGAAGAG AAACAACGGGATCACAAGTAA